The following coding sequences are from one Beggiatoa alba B18LD window:
- a CDS encoding pentapeptide repeat-containing protein gives MWKTLFSYITLLIMLIGNQILFAAETGLQHGYECARCDLQGKDFQKVNLSHANLQETLLMSSNLHQANLSYANLQRADLRGADLSLAILHSANLQKADLRRVELSQAQLQSAQLMQVDLSDAELSTAILTKANLHQADLKNAQLESVQAKQALFTDADLRNALLTNADLRGANFSRAKMSEVNLENTQLSWAILQQADLRGAFLTEADLRRANLREADLQGADLQKADLREADLTNTNLRKANLQGALFSSESDLQKARLQGANLQGACFAVTVAENPQWSCIR, from the coding sequence ATAGGTAATCAAATACTATTCGCGGCAGAAACAGGGTTGCAACATGGGTATGAATGCGCTCGCTGTGATTTGCAAGGAAAAGACTTTCAAAAGGTCAACTTAAGCCATGCGAATTTACAAGAAACCCTGTTAATGAGCAGTAACTTACATCAAGCAAATTTGAGCTATGCCAATTTGCAACGGGCAGACTTGCGGGGTGCAGATTTAAGCCTTGCAATCCTCCATTCAGCCAATTTACAAAAAGCGGATTTACGACGGGTTGAATTAAGTCAAGCTCAACTACAATCTGCACAATTAATGCAGGTCGATTTAAGCGATGCGGAATTAAGTACCGCTATTTTAACCAAAGCCAATTTACATCAAGCGGATTTAAAAAACGCTCAATTAGAAAGTGTTCAAGCGAAACAAGCCTTATTCACCGATGCAGATTTACGCAATGCCTTATTAACTAACGCAGATTTACGGGGCGCGAATTTTTCACGTGCGAAGATGAGCGAGGTTAATTTAGAAAATACCCAATTAAGTTGGGCAATTTTGCAACAAGCCGATTTACGGGGGGCATTTTTAACCGAAGCGGATTTAAGACGCGCCAATTTACGGGAGGCGGATTTGCAAGGCGCAGATTTACAAAAAGCCGATTTACGTGAGGCGGATTTAACCAATACCAACTTACGCAAAGCCAACTTACAAGGTGCGTTATTTAGCAGTGAAAGTGATTTACAAAAAGCCCGTTTACAAGGTGCAAACTTACAAGGCGCGTGTTTTGCGGTGACTGTCGCCGAAAATCCCCAATGGAGCTGTATCCGCTAA
- a CDS encoding Npun_R2479 family HD domain-containing metalloprotein → MLFNPTELVIDAFVEKLEVAYRRNYGTLESGNGSIIAWAGRMALEHFANSDALYHNMEHTIMVTLVGQEILRGKHIRDGGVSHRDWLNFIISLLCHDIGHIRGICRDDKDGHYTTGIRSETVQLPLGSTDAAMSPYHVDRGKLFIRERFGGNSVIDAEVIAANIELTRFPVPNDSDHQSTSSYPGLVRAADLIGQLADPNYLRKLPALFYEFQETGINEKLNYHTPNDLRANYPAFYWNMVSRYIHDGLCYLKVTQEGKQWIANLYSHVFSSEHAEFDVR, encoded by the coding sequence ATGTTGTTTAATCCCACAGAACTTGTTATTGACGCTTTTGTTGAAAAACTAGAAGTTGCTTACCGCCGTAATTACGGCACGTTAGAATCAGGTAACGGTTCTATTATTGCGTGGGCAGGACGTATGGCACTGGAGCATTTTGCCAATAGTGACGCGCTTTACCATAATATGGAACACACTATTATGGTGACGCTAGTCGGGCAAGAAATTCTACGCGGTAAACATATTCGTGATGGTGGCGTATCGCATCGTGACTGGCTCAACTTCATTATTTCCTTGTTATGCCATGATATTGGACATATACGTGGTATTTGTCGAGATGATAAAGATGGTCATTACACAACAGGTATTCGCAGCGAAACGGTGCAATTACCTTTAGGCTCAACCGATGCCGCCATGTCTCCCTATCACGTTGACAGGGGTAAATTATTTATTCGTGAACGTTTTGGCGGAAATTCTGTGATAGATGCTGAAGTGATTGCCGCGAATATTGAATTAACGCGTTTCCCTGTCCCGAATGATTCTGACCATCAAAGTACCAGCTCTTACCCTGGATTAGTCCGTGCAGCGGATTTAATTGGGCAACTTGCTGACCCGAATTATTTACGTAAATTACCCGCGTTGTTTTACGAATTTCAAGAAACAGGCATTAATGAAAAATTAAACTACCATACACCCAATGATTTACGCGCAAACTATCCTGCATTTTATTGGAATATGGTCAGCCGTTATATTCATGATGGATTGTGTTATTTAAAAGTAACACAAGAAGGAAAACAATGGATTGCGAATTTATATTCGCATGTTTTCTCTTCAGAGCATGCGGAGTTTGATGTGCGTTAA
- a CDS encoding serpin family protein, protein MKLTSYNALYIKTETGFIGKILEWQEIIVQSENLDDCRNQLSQMLYDNILAFQQQNKPIPPSYGNAIVLDQISIKSETEDEPVNGEEPTDILNTLPETTVNTPPQPPCLKVNRFAVNLYKALHTENNLLFSPFSIATMLTVLALGARGTTQMQLIQALQAETVDEITNEMLQVMEALERLNHNKFIKIQTANALWVKASLLLAQFEAVTNQYDAVIEFIDMSDEKIAYVINAWCSEKTQGKIPQIVTPDLLTEQTRLIITNAIYFKADWYSYFENTRPATFYVSEHEEVEVLMMEKLGTRVFHLVRNGLQILCLDYRFPKKHDVPPMSMMVLLPNQVDGIIELEEKLTPELLQQWLGLLNESQAKVMDIYLPSFALNAEFNLFEALTTLGIKDAFQQDIADFSGIDGTQDLVIQTFLHKTFTAVNEMGMDASVATAVSTAPIQIDVQENEVFRADHPFIFVIVENFSGSILLMGRVLNPALSVST, encoded by the coding sequence ATGAAACTAACAAGTTATAACGCGCTTTATATCAAAACGGAGACAGGGTTTATCGGTAAAATCCTTGAATGGCAGGAGATTATTGTACAATCAGAGAATTTAGATGATTGTCGTAATCAATTAAGTCAGATGTTGTATGACAATATCCTTGCCTTTCAACAGCAGAATAAACCAATCCCTCCCTCATATGGCAATGCCATTGTTTTAGACCAGATAAGCATCAAAAGTGAGACCGAAGACGAACCTGTCAACGGTGAAGAACCGACAGACATTCTCAACACGCTCCCTGAAACAACTGTTAATACTCCCCCGCAACCTCCCTGCCTTAAAGTTAATCGTTTTGCCGTCAACTTATATAAAGCCTTGCATACAGAGAATAATTTACTATTTTCGCCATTCAGTATTGCAACGATGTTAACCGTGCTTGCCCTTGGCGCACGTGGGACAACGCAAATGCAATTGATTCAGGCATTGCAAGCAGAGACGGTGGATGAAATTACAAACGAAATGTTGCAAGTGATGGAAGCATTAGAACGGTTAAATCATAATAAATTTATTAAGATTCAAACAGCTAATGCATTATGGGTCAAGGCTTCATTATTACTGGCACAATTTGAAGCAGTGACTAATCAATATGATGCAGTCATTGAGTTTATTGATATGAGCGATGAAAAAATTGCTTATGTCATTAATGCATGGTGTTCAGAAAAAACACAGGGAAAAATCCCGCAAATTGTAACCCCTGATTTATTAACAGAACAAACACGTCTGATTATTACAAACGCAATTTATTTTAAAGCTGATTGGTATAGCTATTTTGAAAATACAAGACCTGCAACGTTTTATGTCTCAGAACATGAAGAAGTTGAAGTCTTAATGATGGAAAAATTGGGAACGCGGGTATTTCATTTAGTTAGAAATGGCTTACAAATTCTTTGTTTAGATTATCGCTTTCCTAAAAAACATGATGTACCACCCATGTCTATGATGGTGTTATTACCTAATCAAGTCGATGGGATTATTGAATTAGAAGAGAAATTAACGCCTGAGTTATTACAACAATGGTTAGGATTATTGAACGAAAGTCAGGCAAAAGTCATGGATATTTATTTGCCGAGTTTTGCTTTAAATGCAGAATTCAATTTATTTGAGGCATTAACAACCTTAGGGATTAAAGACGCTTTTCAACAAGATATTGCGGATTTTTCAGGCATTGATGGCACACAAGATTTAGTGATTCAAACTTTTTTACACAAAACATTTACTGCGGTAAATGAAATGGGAATGGATGCCAGTGTTGCGACCGCCGTGAGCACTGCCCCCATACAAATAGATGTACAAGAAAATGAAGTATTTCGTGCAGACCATCCTTTTATATTTGTCATTGTCGAGAATTTCTCAGGCTCAATTCTATTAATGGGGCGCGTGTTGAATCCTGCACTGTCTGTTTCAACCTAA
- a CDS encoding M17 family metallopeptidase yields MKINSYARLPTQSDIDSLSHWVMVLPAHVLQTAWPVFPYTDVFKQRYLRRHQQQESPLTIELPNLSASLVTLGFSQEKNSSFQNLTLARQLVKPHVIYHPQVIGVCIAGFTDVFAAQLAENIVAALLAAAAEMPCFKSQSKSNGQTFLQIEVYGVAVDDQFAQTYAEARGNQLARYLSALPANKLTPLLYRQRVERLAEEHQWDVKFYDLNALRVKHAGAFLAVTQASEANDAGILCLRYRPATYRQKVALVGKGICFDTGGLHLKTRPAMANMHLDMQGSAVALGTLLALSQLKVDFAVDCWLALAENHISAFAYKSNDVIQASNGVTIEITDTDAEGRLLLADTLVLACEEKPDLIIDYATLTYGCLLALGTRYSGLFCNRAHLLPSLIAAGQISGERMCAFPWDEDYDERLHSDIADIKQCPENNEDNEADHIYATRFLSRFVNPEIAWVHIDLASQYHENGLAHIPTAITGFGVRYSIYLLLKQQVLTQLTL; encoded by the coding sequence ATGAAGATTAATAGTTATGCGCGTCTGCCAACACAATCAGATATCGATTCATTAAGCCATTGGGTCATGGTTTTACCCGCACATGTGTTGCAGACAGCATGGCCTGTTTTTCCTTATACGGACGTATTTAAACAGCGATATTTGCGTCGTCATCAACAGCAGGAAAGTCCTTTAACGATTGAATTACCGAATTTAAGCGCGAGTTTGGTCACATTGGGATTTTCGCAGGAAAAAAATAGCAGTTTTCAAAATTTAACCCTCGCACGCCAATTAGTTAAGCCTCATGTTATTTATCATCCGCAAGTCATTGGGGTTTGCATTGCAGGCTTTACAGACGTATTTGCGGCGCAGTTAGCAGAAAATATTGTTGCTGCGTTATTGGCAGCAGCGGCAGAAATGCCTTGTTTTAAAAGTCAGTCGAAAAGCAATGGGCAGACTTTTTTGCAAATTGAAGTCTATGGCGTTGCGGTGGATGACCAATTTGCACAAACCTATGCAGAGGCACGGGGTAATCAGTTAGCACGTTATTTATCGGCTTTACCTGCGAATAAGCTCACACCTTTATTGTATCGGCAACGGGTGGAGCGACTTGCAGAAGAGCATCAATGGGATGTGAAATTTTACGATTTAAACGCGCTACGGGTTAAACATGCGGGCGCGTTTCTCGCCGTGACGCAAGCAAGCGAGGCAAATGATGCGGGTATTTTATGCCTGCGTTATCGTCCTGCTACTTATCGTCAGAAAGTGGCGTTAGTGGGGAAAGGCATTTGCTTTGATACAGGTGGCTTGCATTTAAAAACACGTCCTGCCATGGCAAATATGCATTTAGACATGCAAGGCAGTGCAGTTGCGTTAGGTACATTGTTAGCGTTGAGCCAATTAAAAGTTGATTTTGCTGTTGATTGCTGGCTTGCATTGGCAGAAAACCATATTAGTGCGTTTGCGTATAAATCCAATGATGTGATTCAAGCAAGTAATGGGGTGACAATTGAAATCACGGATACCGATGCAGAAGGGCGTTTGCTCTTAGCGGATACTTTAGTCCTTGCTTGTGAGGAAAAACCTGATTTAATTATTGATTATGCGACATTAACTTATGGTTGCCTGCTTGCGTTAGGGACTCGTTATAGTGGTTTATTTTGTAATCGTGCACATTTACTACCTAGCTTAATCGCAGCGGGACAGATATCAGGTGAGCGGATGTGTGCGTTCCCGTGGGATGAGGATTATGATGAACGATTACATAGTGATATTGCAGATATCAAGCAGTGCCCTGAAAATAATGAGGATAATGAGGCAGACCATATTTATGCGACTCGTTTTTTAAGCCGTTTTGTTAATCCTGAGATTGCGTGGGTACATATTGATTTAGCCAGTCAATACCATGAAAACGGATTAGCCCATATTCCAACGGCAATAACAGGGTTTGGTGTACGCTATAGTATATATTTATTATTAAAACAGCAGGTTTTAACGCAATTAACCCTGTAA
- a CDS encoding PspC domain-containing protein: MSYKRLYKNKENKWLLGVCAGIADYWDIDVVFIRLTVFFTLFFFFPVIFFGYLLLGIFLPVKPVTVINEEQQQFVTQLPILLTELDIKFTDIEQRMRKVENYVTSDTFELQRKIWRLQDKS; encoded by the coding sequence ATGAGCTACAAAAGACTTTATAAAAATAAGGAAAATAAGTGGCTTTTAGGCGTTTGTGCGGGTATCGCGGATTATTGGGATATTGATGTTGTTTTTATCCGTCTTACGGTTTTCTTTACGCTCTTTTTCTTTTTTCCCGTTATTTTTTTCGGTTATCTCCTATTGGGGATATTTTTACCTGTTAAACCCGTCACGGTAATAAATGAGGAACAACAGCAATTTGTCACCCAATTACCCATTTTACTCACAGAATTAGACATTAAATTCACAGATATTGAACAACGAATGCGAAAAGTAGAGAACTATGTAACTTCAGATACCTTTGAGTTACAGCGTAAAATCTGGCGTTTACAGGATAAATCATGA
- the pspB gene encoding envelope stress response membrane protein PspB, with protein sequence MKEFSDLLAVLIVFILPLWLILHYRWKSKQKGTLSEEDQQRVLALQKKAEVLENRILVLESILDNALPEWRKQK encoded by the coding sequence ATGAAAGAATTCTCAGATTTATTAGCTGTGTTGATTGTTTTTATTTTACCGTTATGGTTGATTTTGCATTATCGTTGGAAAAGTAAACAAAAAGGGACATTGTCCGAAGAAGACCAGCAACGGGTTTTAGCCTTGCAAAAAAAAGCAGAGGTTTTAGAAAATCGCATTTTGGTTTTAGAATCTATTTTAGATAATGCCCTTCCTGAATGGCGGAAACAAAAATGA